The following proteins come from a genomic window of Chryseobacterium glaciei:
- a CDS encoding efflux RND transporter permease subunit: MKLAEISIKRPSLVIVLFTILTLGGILSYSMMGYELIPKFETNMVTISTVYPGASPSEVETSVTRKIEDAVGALENVKKVESSSYESLSVIMVQLNTGADVNYALNDAQRKVNAILSELPDDADAPSLNKFSLDDLPIMTMSISSDKLNNKELYDLLDKKIEPIFSRVNGVAQVDLVGGQEREIQVSIDEKKLQGYNLSIGDVQQAILSSNLDFPTGSLKSRTTKSTIRLSGKYKSIEEMSNLVLSNKNGAQIRLSDVATVFDSQEDVEKIARFNQNATILMQVKKQSDANAVSVSESIKKTVDEVMKNYAVQGVKVKIVDDSTDFTLEAADHVIFDLVLAVILVAIVMLLFLHNIRNAFIVMVSIPVSLVATFIGMYLMGYTLNLMSLLGLSLVVGILVDDAIVVLENVYRHMEMGKSRIRAAYDGASEIGFTVTAITLVIVVVFLPIAMSSGLVSDILAQFCVTVVIATSLSLLASFTIIPWLSSRFGKLVHLTGKNPFEKFILWFERQLDKFTHWITGILEWALKSGLRRIMVVVVTFIILIASFMLVAFGFIGGEFFPKMDRGQFLVQIELSKDATVEKTNQVTLAVEKYLRNDKDVVDLITTVGQQSSGMGASQATVYQSEVQVNLIDKSERAQSTDIIAAKMKRDLEEKFTGVEFKTAPIGLMGADNAPIEMVVTAADNATATKEATRILELLKKVPGSVDAELSTDTGSPEVRVNIDRDKMASLGLNLSSVGQAMQTAFNGNTDGKYRAGEYEYDINIRFADNNRKSIDDVRNLMFTNADGVQIRLSQFANVDMSSGPSLLQRRDKSPSVKVLSKVVGRPVGDVANEWSAMFMDNPKTKPAGVNYIWSGDMENQTEGFGTLGIALMAAIVLVYLVMVSLYDSFVYPFVVLFSIPLALIGVMVILALTGNSLNIFTMLGMIMLIGLVAKNAIMIVDFANMRKAAGANTHDALIQANHARLRPILMTTIAMIFGMLPIALAKGAGAEMNNGLAWVIIGGLTSSLFLTLIIVPVVYSLFDSLLRRMGQNEKVDYESEMVAEYEHKELSEDGYTPKHID; this comes from the coding sequence AAGTAGAATCATCTTCATACGAAAGTCTTTCGGTGATTATGGTTCAACTAAATACAGGAGCTGATGTAAATTATGCCCTGAATGATGCTCAGCGTAAAGTAAATGCTATTCTTTCGGAACTTCCGGATGATGCAGACGCACCTTCACTTAACAAATTCTCATTAGACGATCTTCCGATCATGACAATGAGTATTTCGAGTGATAAACTGAACAATAAAGAGCTTTATGACTTATTAGATAAAAAGATCGAGCCTATTTTCTCCCGTGTAAATGGGGTAGCTCAGGTTGACCTTGTGGGTGGACAGGAGAGAGAAATTCAGGTGAGTATCGATGAGAAAAAACTGCAGGGTTATAACCTTTCAATTGGAGATGTACAGCAGGCAATTCTTTCATCAAACCTTGATTTCCCTACGGGAAGTTTAAAGTCTAGAACGACTAAATCTACCATTAGATTATCAGGAAAATACAAGTCTATTGAAGAGATGAGTAATCTTGTTCTTTCTAACAAAAATGGAGCTCAGATAAGACTTTCTGATGTTGCAACTGTATTTGACTCTCAGGAAGATGTAGAGAAAATCGCAAGATTTAACCAAAATGCAACGATTCTAATGCAGGTGAAGAAACAATCGGATGCCAATGCGGTTTCTGTTTCTGAAAGTATTAAGAAAACAGTGGATGAGGTAATGAAAAATTATGCGGTTCAGGGTGTAAAAGTTAAAATTGTTGATGACAGTACAGACTTTACATTAGAAGCGGCCGATCACGTAATTTTTGACTTAGTTCTTGCGGTAATTTTGGTGGCAATTGTAATGTTGCTATTTCTTCACAATATCAGAAACGCATTTATTGTAATGGTTTCTATACCGGTTTCATTGGTAGCAACTTTTATTGGAATGTACCTAATGGGATACACATTGAATTTAATGAGTTTACTAGGACTTTCATTAGTTGTAGGTATTCTTGTGGATGATGCGATCGTGGTATTGGAGAACGTTTACCGACACATGGAAATGGGTAAAAGCAGAATCCGTGCAGCATACGACGGTGCTTCGGAAATTGGATTTACGGTAACAGCGATCACCTTGGTAATCGTGGTGGTATTCTTACCGATTGCAATGAGTTCAGGATTAGTTTCTGATATCTTGGCGCAGTTCTGTGTGACCGTAGTTATTGCTACATCATTATCATTGCTGGCATCATTTACGATCATTCCTTGGTTGTCTTCAAGATTCGGAAAGCTGGTACATTTAACTGGTAAAAATCCATTTGAGAAATTCATTCTTTGGTTTGAAAGACAATTGGATAAATTTACCCACTGGATCACAGGAATTCTTGAATGGGCATTAAAATCAGGATTAAGAAGAATAATGGTGGTTGTAGTAACTTTCATTATATTAATTGCATCCTTTATGTTGGTGGCTTTCGGTTTCATTGGTGGAGAATTCTTCCCGAAAATGGATCGTGGACAGTTCTTGGTTCAAATTGAATTATCTAAAGATGCAACCGTTGAAAAAACGAATCAGGTTACTTTAGCTGTTGAAAAATATTTAAGAAATGACAAAGATGTAGTTGATTTGATCACTACTGTTGGTCAGCAATCTTCAGGAATGGGTGCTTCACAGGCAACTGTTTATCAGTCTGAGGTTCAGGTTAATTTAATTGATAAATCTGAAAGAGCTCAAAGTACAGATATCATCGCTGCAAAAATGAAGCGTGATCTTGAAGAAAAATTCACAGGAGTTGAGTTTAAAACAGCACCAATCGGATTAATGGGAGCAGATAATGCACCAATCGAAATGGTTGTAACCGCTGCCGATAACGCAACAGCTACAAAAGAAGCAACAAGAATCTTAGAATTATTGAAAAAAGTTCCGGGATCTGTAGATGCTGAATTGTCAACAGATACAGGAAGTCCTGAAGTAAGAGTAAATATCGACAGAGATAAAATGGCTTCTTTAGGTTTAAATCTTTCAAGTGTAGGACAGGCGATGCAAACTGCATTCAACGGAAATACAGACGGAAAATACAGAGCAGGAGAGTATGAATATGACATCAACATCCGTTTTGCAGACAACAACAGAAAATCAATTGATGACGTAAGAAATCTTATGTTTACCAATGCTGATGGTGTGCAAATCAGATTGAGCCAATTTGCAAATGTGGATATGAGTTCAGGGCCGAGTTTGCTTCAACGTAGAGATAAGTCACCTTCTGTAAAGGTACTTTCAAAAGTTGTTGGTCGTCCTGTGGGTGACGTTGCAAACGAATGGTCTGCCATGTTTATGGACAATCCAAAAACAAAACCTGCAGGAGTAAATTACATCTGGAGTGGTGATATGGAAAACCAGACCGAAGGTTTCGGTACGTTAGGAATCGCTTTGATGGCGGCTATTGTATTGGTTTATTTGGTAATGGTTTCGCTGTATGACAGTTTTGTATATCCATTCGTGGTACTATTCTCAATTCCGTTAGCATTGATTGGAGTAATGGTAATCCTTGCACTGACAGGAAATTCATTAAACATCTTTACAATGTTGGGGATGATCATGTTGATTGGTTTGGTGGCGAAGAACGCGATTATGATCGTCGATTTTGCCAATATGAGAAAAGCAGCAGGTGCGAATACACATGACGCTTTGATTCAGGCCAACCACGCACGTCTTCGTCCGATCTTAATGACAACGATTGCGATGATCTTCGGTATGTTACCAATTGCATTGGCAAAAGGAGCAGGAGCGGAGATGAACAACGGATTGGCTTGGGTAATTATCGGTGGTTTAACATCGTCATTATTCCTAACCTTGATTATTGTTCCTGTAGTATATTCATTATTTGATTCACTTCTTAGAAGAATGGGTCAAAATGAAAAAGTAGATTACGAATCTGAAATGGTTGCAGAATACGAACATAAAGAACTAAGTGAAGACGGTTACACCCCGAAACACATAGATTAA
- a CDS encoding KTSC domain-containing protein has translation MKRVGEHRKLLGVDKTVTLKELKTIYRNTMKDTHPDKFVNDEAGKLEAEEKSKSIIEAYHFLVSINEETQEKYKEEYTETITKSNIQDFYLEKSILKVQHLNGKMFEYIGVPRNTYIKMVNADSPSRFARRHIYGNFIFRKSGEVMAD, from the coding sequence ATGAAAAGAGTTGGTGAGCACAGAAAGCTTCTTGGGGTTGATAAAACCGTTACGTTGAAAGAATTAAAAACAATTTACAGGAATACGATGAAAGATACGCATCCTGATAAATTTGTGAATGATGAAGCTGGCAAACTGGAAGCTGAAGAAAAAAGTAAATCTATCATTGAAGCGTACCACTTTTTAGTAAGCATCAACGAAGAAACGCAGGAAAAATATAAAGAAGAATACACAGAAACCATCACAAAATCTAATATTCAGGATTTTTATTTGGAGAAATCTATTTTGAAAGTTCAGCATTTGAATGGGAAAATGTTTGAATATATTGGTGTTCCAAGAAATACCTATATCAAAATGGTGAATGCAGATTCTCCAAGCCGTTTCGCAAGAAGACACATCTATGGAAATTTTATCTTTAGAAAGTCTGGTGAAGTGATGGCTGATTAA
- a CDS encoding DUF4365 and DUF1817 domain-containing protein, protein MEGFPKYNKQRKIGDKGVSIIRNIVEDEFNWIFRPVHLEDDFGIDGYIDIIGLDNSVTGKSIAVQIKSGDSYFKSKTNSGWTYRGENKHLNYYLNNNHPLLLVIVDLNNKNAYWTEFNLSKTSRSTNGWSINISKENKFSRDNKNQIQLIAGDIVDYMSQIEYQWEINDKLKESSKIMLNVDKSVILKQDTSGFTELLDKLTIDDEMIKKSEGKLSFFIDGYNDDVREIYEIPEVRIWSQKVLSDFKYWGYFLDMEEKIINLTGLKLLMLCTIKNKYINKDNPELRSIEVDPEQQLEFLDQIFYWLNEFCELNNISQEINDKKSSEIAFAVLGIKFKFNQE, encoded by the coding sequence ATGGAGGGATTTCCTAAATATAATAAACAAAGAAAAATTGGAGATAAGGGTGTTTCAATTATAAGAAATATAGTAGAAGACGAATTTAATTGGATTTTCAGACCAGTTCATTTAGAAGATGATTTTGGAATTGATGGTTATATTGATATCATTGGCTTAGATAATAGTGTTACAGGGAAAAGTATAGCGGTTCAAATAAAATCAGGAGATTCTTATTTTAAAAGTAAAACAAATTCTGGATGGACTTATAGAGGAGAAAATAAACATTTAAATTATTATTTAAACAATAATCACCCCTTATTACTCGTAATTGTTGATTTAAATAATAAAAATGCGTATTGGACTGAATTTAATCTAAGCAAAACAAGTAGATCAACAAATGGTTGGTCAATAAATATTTCTAAAGAAAATAAATTTTCGAGAGATAATAAAAATCAAATTCAATTAATAGCTGGAGATATAGTTGATTATATGTCTCAAATTGAATATCAATGGGAAATAAATGATAAATTAAAAGAAAGCAGCAAAATTATGTTAAATGTTGATAAATCTGTAATTCTAAAACAAGATACTTCTGGGTTCACTGAATTATTAGACAAATTAACAATTGATGATGAAATGATAAAAAAATCTGAAGGAAAATTATCTTTTTTTATTGATGGATATAATGATGATGTTAGAGAAATTTATGAAATTCCTGAAGTTAGAATTTGGTCACAGAAAGTCTTAAGCGATTTTAAATATTGGGGATATTTTTTAGATATGGAAGAAAAAATTATTAATCTCACAGGATTGAAATTGCTAATGCTTTGTACAATTAAAAATAAATATATCAATAAAGATAATCCAGAATTGCGTTCTATAGAAGTCGATCCAGAGCAGCAACTTGAATTTTTAGATCAAATTTTTTACTGGCTAAATGAATTTTGTGAATTAAATAATATTTCTCAAGAAATTAATGATAAAAAAAGCTCAGAAATAGCATTTGCTGTGTTGGGAATTAAATTTAAATTTAATCAAGAATGA
- the metE gene encoding 5-methyltetrahydropteroyltriglutamate--homocysteine S-methyltransferase — MQTHLLGYPRIGSNRELKKACENYWSGKIPLDELLEVGKTITHQNWKLQQEAGIDLIPCNDFSYYDQVLDMTLTVGAIPERYQEIALKKYELDLYFAMARGLQKDGLDITAMKMTKWFDTNYHYIVPEFQKNQEFKLFSNKIIQEFISAKQAGINAKPVIIGLLTYLLLAKEKEEGFDKLDLAQNLLPVYIQILKELENHGAKYIQFDEPFLALDLNEKAKETYQFIYAEIRKQFPNLKFIIATYFDGLKDNLALATSLSIDVLHIDLVRSPEQLDEVLNIIPNTLSLSLGIVDGRNIWKNNFQNSLNIIKTAIQKIGSERVFIAPSCSLLHSPFDLNSEKNEDILSPEIKQWLAFAKQKVYEIVNLKKLASENPDYNVLQALAENKKAIENRKTSTLIHNQDVKNRVDVTTKEDAQRNSPFNVRKETQQEVLQLPLFPTTTIGSFPQTKEVRTWRAKFKKGKLNAEQYDTLLKQETERTIRWQEEIGIDVLVHGEFERNDMVEYFGEQLAGFAFTQNGWVQSYGSRCVKPPVIFGDVHRPNPMTVYWSEYAQSLTQKWVKGMLTGPVTILQWSFVRDDQPRSLTCKQIALAIRDEVNDLEKAGIRIIQIDEPAIREGLPLRKSDWQNYLKWAVEAFRISASGVEDATQIHTHMCYSEFNDIIQNIADMDADVITIECSRSQMELLNAFADFQYPNEIGPGVYDIHSPRVPSKEEMVELLKKAQAVIPAQQLWVNPDCGLKTRHWDETEKALIAMVEASREMSKEFALETL; from the coding sequence ATGCAAACACACTTACTTGGCTATCCGCGTATTGGTAGCAACAGAGAACTTAAAAAAGCTTGTGAAAACTATTGGTCAGGCAAGATCCCTTTAGACGAATTGTTGGAAGTTGGAAAAACCATCACTCACCAAAATTGGAAATTACAGCAGGAAGCTGGAATCGATCTTATTCCCTGCAACGACTTTTCATATTACGATCAGGTTTTGGATATGACGTTAACGGTTGGAGCGATTCCTGAACGTTATCAGGAAATTGCTCTCAAAAAATATGAACTCGACCTTTATTTTGCAATGGCAAGAGGTCTCCAAAAAGACGGCTTGGACATTACCGCTATGAAAATGACAAAATGGTTTGATACCAATTACCACTACATTGTTCCTGAATTTCAGAAAAATCAGGAATTCAAATTATTCTCCAATAAAATCATCCAGGAATTCATCAGCGCAAAACAAGCAGGAATCAATGCAAAACCTGTCATTATCGGTTTATTGACGTATTTATTGTTAGCAAAAGAAAAAGAAGAAGGTTTTGACAAACTAGATTTAGCTCAAAACTTACTTCCGGTTTACATTCAAATTTTAAAAGAACTGGAAAATCATGGTGCAAAATATATTCAGTTTGATGAGCCGTTTTTAGCATTAGATTTAAATGAAAAAGCGAAAGAAACGTATCAGTTTATTTATGCTGAAATCAGAAAACAATTTCCAAATCTGAAATTCATTATTGCAACTTATTTTGATGGATTAAAAGATAATCTTGCCTTGGCAACCTCTCTTTCAATCGATGTTTTACACATTGATTTGGTTCGTTCTCCCGAACAATTGGATGAAGTTTTAAATATAATTCCAAACACTTTAAGTCTTTCATTAGGAATCGTTGACGGAAGAAATATCTGGAAAAACAACTTCCAAAACTCATTAAATATCATTAAAACTGCCATTCAAAAAATTGGTTCAGAAAGAGTTTTTATTGCACCGTCTTGTTCATTGCTACACTCTCCTTTTGATCTTAATTCTGAGAAAAACGAAGATATTTTATCACCTGAAATCAAACAATGGTTGGCTTTTGCGAAACAGAAAGTCTATGAAATTGTTAATTTAAAAAAATTAGCGTCAGAAAATCCGGATTACAATGTTTTACAAGCTTTAGCTGAAAATAAAAAGGCGATTGAAAACCGTAAAACTTCAACATTAATCCACAATCAGGACGTGAAAAACCGTGTTGATGTAACAACTAAAGAAGATGCGCAGAGAAATTCTCCGTTCAATGTAAGAAAAGAAACTCAGCAAGAAGTATTGCAACTTCCATTATTTCCAACGACAACAATTGGCTCGTTTCCACAGACAAAAGAAGTAAGAACTTGGCGAGCAAAATTCAAAAAAGGAAAACTGAATGCCGAACAATATGATACTTTATTGAAACAGGAAACCGAGAGAACCATCCGTTGGCAGGAAGAAATCGGGATCGATGTCTTGGTTCACGGAGAATTTGAGCGAAACGATATGGTGGAATATTTCGGGGAACAGTTGGCAGGATTTGCATTTACTCAAAACGGTTGGGTTCAAAGTTACGGAAGCCGTTGTGTGAAGCCACCTGTGATTTTTGGAGATGTTCACAGACCGAACCCAATGACCGTTTATTGGTCGGAATACGCTCAATCTTTAACTCAAAAATGGGTAAAAGGAATGTTGACAGGACCTGTGACGATTCTTCAATGGTCTTTTGTGCGTGATGATCAACCTCGTTCATTGACTTGCAAACAAATTGCTTTGGCGATTCGTGATGAAGTAAATGATTTGGAAAAAGCGGGAATCAGAATTATTCAGATTGATGAACCGGCAATTCGTGAAGGACTTCCATTGAGAAAATCTGACTGGCAAAATTACCTGAAATGGGCGGTTGAAGCCTTTAGAATATCGGCAAGCGGTGTGGAAGATGCGACACAAATTCATACGCATATGTGTTATTCTGAATTCAATGACATCATCCAAAATATCGCAGATATGGATGCCGATGTGATCACGATTGAATGCTCCAGAAGTCAGATGGAGTTGCTGAATGCTTTTGCTGATTTCCAATATCCGAATGAGATTGGTCCGGGAGTTTACGATATTCACTCGCCGAGAGTTCCGTCGAAAGAGGAAATGGTAGAATTGCTGAAAAAAGCGCAAGCCGTAATTCCTGCACAGCAACTTTGGGTGAATCCAGATTGTGGTTTGAAAACCCGTCATTGGGATGAAACGGAGAAAGCTTTGATTGCAATGGTGGAGGCTTCGAGGGAGATGAGTAAGGAGTTTGCTTTGGAGACGCTTTAA
- a CDS encoding Lrp/AsnC family transcriptional regulator encodes MERLDEKDLQLLRILQKNAKLTVKELAKEVNLSASPVFERVKRLEQEGYIKHYAAVLEAEKLNRGFTVFCQVKLKIHDRSVGNEFVKDILQIEEVAECYNISGDFDFLLKVQVRDMKHYQDFVFNKLGSVDSIGSTHSTFVMAEVKNIYGVNI; translated from the coding sequence GTGGAAAGACTCGACGAAAAGGATTTACAACTATTAAGAATCCTACAAAAGAATGCAAAATTGACCGTAAAAGAGTTGGCGAAAGAAGTCAATCTTTCAGCATCGCCTGTTTTTGAGCGAGTGAAAAGACTCGAACAGGAAGGTTATATTAAACATTATGCAGCCGTTTTGGAAGCTGAAAAGCTGAATCGTGGTTTTACCGTTTTTTGTCAGGTCAAACTGAAAATTCATGACCGTTCTGTAGGAAATGAATTTGTGAAAGATATTCTACAAATTGAAGAAGTTGCTGAATGTTATAATATTTCGGGCGATTTTGATTTTCTCCTAAAAGTTCAGGTTAGAGATATGAAGCATTATCAGGATTTTGTGTTCAATAAATTGGGCTCTGTAGATTCCATCGGAAGTACGCACAGCACTTTTGTGATGGCGGAGGTGAAGAATATTTATGGGGTGAATATTTAG
- a CDS encoding Crp/Fnr family transcriptional regulator: MQLDEKILSTILSDFEQEKFGPKQLLIEEGKIARKFYYIEKGVTRGWLNNDGKEITFQFMFEGAFISSWESLFYSLPSLYNIETIEPVTVYSASLEDFKQKMERNPYIKDFYYNNLQQRLLKYQKLFISRIKDTPEERYNQLFEQSPEIIRRIPQHYIASYLGITSVSLSRIRSRR; this comes from the coding sequence ATGCAACTTGATGAAAAAATTTTATCTACTATACTTAGCGATTTTGAACAGGAAAAATTCGGTCCCAAACAACTCTTGATTGAAGAAGGGAAAATCGCTCGAAAATTTTACTATATCGAAAAAGGAGTTACGAGAGGATGGCTCAATAATGACGGAAAAGAAATTACTTTTCAGTTCATGTTTGAAGGTGCTTTTATTTCATCCTGGGAAAGTCTTTTTTACAGTTTACCGAGCCTTTATAATATTGAAACAATAGAACCTGTTACAGTTTACAGCGCTTCTCTTGAAGATTTCAAACAAAAAATGGAACGCAATCCTTACATTAAAGATTTCTATTATAACAATCTCCAGCAAAGACTTTTAAAGTATCAAAAATTATTTATTTCCAGAATAAAAGATACGCCAGAAGAGCGTTACAACCAATTATTTGAGCAGTCTCCCGAGATTATCCGCAGGATTCCACAGCATTATATTGCTTCTTATTTGGGAATTACTTCTGTTTCTTTGAGTAGGATTAGAAGTCGGAGATAA
- a CDS encoding VOC family protein has translation MQIQNIDHIVLTVADIEKTIEFYTHILGFQVVTFGDNRKALTFGNQKINLHQKGHEFEPKAVHPTAGSADLCFISVTDIHDILEELKQKNIEIIEGIVDRTGALGKIKSVYFRDPDQNLIEISNYLS, from the coding sequence ATGCAAATTCAAAACATCGACCATATCGTATTAACCGTCGCTGATATTGAAAAAACAATCGAATTCTACACTCATATTTTAGGATTTCAGGTAGTAACCTTCGGAGACAACAGAAAAGCGCTGACTTTTGGAAATCAAAAGATTAATCTTCATCAAAAAGGTCATGAATTTGAACCTAAAGCCGTGCATCCAACCGCTGGTTCTGCAGATCTTTGTTTTATTTCGGTAACTGATATTCATGATATTTTAGAAGAATTAAAACAGAAAAATATAGAAATTATAGAAGGAATTGTTGATAGAACGGGCGCTTTGGGAAAAATAAAATCTGTGTATTTCCGCGATCCTGATCAAAATTTAATTGAAATCAGCAATTATTTAAGTTAA
- the nudK gene encoding GDP-mannose pyrophosphatase NudK, protein MQNSKVKILKTEILSDNWYTLNKITYEKINSNGSVQTQSREAYDRGNGATILLYNQDLKTVILTRQFRLPTYINGNSDGMLIETCAGLLDNDNPEECIKRETEEETGYKISKVEKVFESYMSPGSVTEILHFFIAEYSKEMKTTNGGGLEEEGEDIEVLELSFEDALAMIDSGEIKDAKTIMLLQHVRVKKIM, encoded by the coding sequence ATGCAAAATAGCAAAGTAAAGATCTTAAAAACAGAAATTTTATCAGATAACTGGTATACTTTAAATAAAATCACCTACGAAAAAATAAACAGCAATGGTTCCGTACAAACCCAAAGCAGAGAAGCTTACGACAGAGGAAATGGCGCAACAATTCTTTTGTATAATCAAGATCTGAAAACTGTTATTTTAACGAGACAATTCCGTTTACCTACTTATATCAACGGAAATTCGGACGGAATGCTTATTGAAACCTGCGCCGGATTATTGGACAACGACAATCCCGAAGAATGCATAAAAAGGGAAACCGAAGAGGAAACCGGCTACAAGATCTCAAAAGTTGAAAAAGTTTTTGAATCTTACATGTCGCCCGGTTCCGTAACTGAAATTCTACATTTCTTCATCGCTGAATACTCTAAGGAAATGAAAACCACTAACGGCGGCGGATTGGAAGAGGAAGGAGAAGATATTGAAGTTTTAGAGCTTTCTTTTGAAGATGCGCTTGCAATGATTGATTCGGGTGAAATCAAGGATGCGAAGACGATTATGTTGTTGCAGCATGTGAGGGTGAAAAAAATTATGTAG
- a CDS encoding TIGR01777 family oxidoreductase has product MKEVVLITGANGMVAQELSKKLEKEYSVRFLTRKKQRANDFEWNIKNGTIDESAFENISHIIHLAGANISEKRWTDERKKELISSRVDSAKLLLDTLRKKNIKLKSFISASGINYYGTITTEKIYTEDDSPGNDFLSEVVVLWERSTDDFKEQNLAERVVKIRTAVVLSEKEGALKKMLPTINLGIGSPLGNGKQYMPWIHVKDICSIYEFALKNSNIEGAYNANSPQHTTNENLTKKIAEVVKKPLFMPNVPSFVLKLIFGELADALLEGSRASSQKIQNAGFQFEFPDLKAALEDLLNKK; this is encoded by the coding sequence ATGAAAGAAGTTGTTTTGATTACCGGGGCCAACGGAATGGTTGCCCAGGAATTATCCAAAAAGCTTGAAAAAGAATATTCTGTACGATTTTTAACCCGAAAAAAACAACGTGCTAACGACTTCGAATGGAACATAAAAAATGGGACAATCGATGAATCTGCCTTTGAAAATATTTCTCACATCATTCATTTAGCCGGAGCCAATATTTCTGAAAAACGCTGGACTGATGAGCGAAAAAAAGAATTGATTTCAAGCCGTGTAGATTCTGCAAAATTACTTTTAGATACATTAAGAAAGAAAAATATTAAACTTAAGTCTTTCATTTCAGCTTCAGGAATTAATTATTATGGAACTATAACAACGGAAAAAATCTATACTGAAGACGATTCTCCCGGAAATGACTTTCTAAGTGAAGTTGTTGTGCTTTGGGAAAGATCTACAGATGATTTTAAAGAACAGAATTTAGCAGAAAGAGTCGTGAAAATTCGTACAGCAGTCGTGCTTTCAGAAAAAGAAGGAGCTTTAAAAAAGATGTTACCAACGATAAATTTAGGCATCGGTTCACCTCTCGGAAACGGAAAACAATATATGCCTTGGATTCATGTGAAGGATATTTGCTCTATTTATGAATTTGCTTTAAAAAATTCAAATATAGAAGGAGCTTACAATGCGAATTCACCACAACATACAACGAACGAAAATTTAACTAAGAAAATCGCTGAAGTCGTTAAAAAACCACTGTTTATGCCAAATGTTCCGAGTTTTGTTTTAAAACTGATATTTGGAGAATTGGCAGACGCTTTGCTGGAAGGTTCACGAGCATCTTCACAAAAAATTCAGAATGCAGGATTTCAGTTTGAATTTCCTGATTTAAAAGCAGCTTTGGAAGATCTGCTCAACAAAAAATAA
- a CDS encoding HPP family protein produces the protein MKKTIKRTFRVSKYVIYKETLVDYKEHFWSFLGAFFGIGLIAFIQSHQLLQAENVFLIGSFGASSVLIYGAIQSPLAQPRNLIGGHVLSAIVGVTVYKIVPDIIWLSAPLAVAFSIILMQYTKTLHPPGGATALIAVSSTGKIPELGYWYVISPVLSGCIILLIVALFFNNLTPNRSYPTHNRFIRLLRKKQTHRMKK, from the coding sequence ATGAAGAAAACAATAAAAAGAACATTCAGAGTTTCAAAATATGTAATATATAAAGAAACGCTGGTTGATTATAAAGAACATTTCTGGTCATTTTTAGGCGCATTCTTTGGAATTGGACTTATTGCATTTATCCAATCTCATCAACTATTGCAGGCGGAAAATGTATTTTTGATCGGTTCTTTTGGGGCCTCAAGTGTTTTAATTTATGGAGCCATTCAAAGTCCGTTGGCACAGCCTAGAAATTTAATTGGCGGTCATGTACTTTCTGCTATTGTCGGCGTTACCGTTTATAAAATTGTTCCCGATATTATTTGGTTATCCGCTCCGTTAGCCGTTGCATTTTCCATCATATTAATGCAATACACCAAAACTCTGCATCCTCCAGGTGGAGCGACAGCTTTAATTGCCGTGAGTTCGACAGGAAAAATTCCTGAATTAGGCTATTGGTATGTGATTTCTCCCGTTTTGTCGGGATGTATTATACTGTTGATCGTTGCTCTGTTCTTCAACAATCTCACCCCAAACAGAAGCTACCCTACGCACAACAGATTTATAAGATTATTGAGAAAAAAACAAACACACAGAATGAAAAAGTAA
- a CDS encoding single-stranded DNA-binding protein, whose translation MSLRNKVKLIGYTGKEVEVVNFDSGAVKGTVSLATNDHYTNAKGEKVEETQWHNLVFFGKITEIFQKYVSKGKEIAIEGKLTYRSYDDKEGVKRYITEIRVDEILLLGAK comes from the coding sequence ATGTCACTAAGAAACAAAGTAAAATTAATAGGCTACACAGGAAAAGAAGTAGAGGTGGTAAACTTCGATAGCGGTGCTGTCAAAGGAACTGTATCTTTAGCTACAAACGACCATTACACTAATGCAAAAGGTGAAAAAGTAGAAGAAACACAATGGCACAATTTGGTATTCTTCGGGAAAATTACTGAGATCTTTCAAAAATATGTTTCAAAAGGAAAAGAAATCGCTATTGAAGGGAAATTAACGTACAGATCTTATGATGATAAGGAAGGCGTAAAGCGATATATTACGGAAATTAGAGTAGATGAAATCTTATTATTAGGAGCTAAATAA